ATATCCATCTTGATCTTTACAGAAAAATCTTTAAGGGGGAAAGCAAGTTACGGAGAAGTAGACATCCTCCGATCTCGTTAATGTAGGTAACAGAACTATATACAAGTATAGATACATATTTATGGGTGTATACATGTCAATTACGGAGAAAGGTCGGGGCAGTGCTATGCAGTAAAAACGATGTAAGccacaaatgtaattttaaactttctagGGACGTTAAaaaggccaaaaagaaaaaaccaggaggaattaattttaataatatattttatgtaacccaatatattcaaaacatcATCATTTTGAGAGGAAATCAATACAAAATTATTGCATTAGTTTACATTCTGTTTTCATACTAGGTCTCTGAAATCCCTGTGTATTTTACACTTCCAGCACATCACAGTTGGGACGTACTCTAGTTCATGTGCTCAGCAGCCACACATGCTGGTGACTCCTGTCTTGGGCAACGCAGGGCTGAGAGGATACACCCCCAAACTATTCCCGCCCATCACTACCGAAAGAGACAGGAAATTGAGAGGGTGGAAGGTGGAAAGTAGGACTGTCCGTTTTCTCGAactcttttcttctgtatttgaATTTTCCACCCCAAGCCTTTTATATtaactttgttgttctttttaagagCTATCCAAAGCAAAAACATAATTACCTCTGAGAGCAGAGTGATTGTGAGGATAGCACGAGGTCATGTGAAAAGCATTTGTAGATGACAAAGCACTGGCCCAAATAGGTTTCTTTCTTCatgcctccaccctcccccccgcccccacctgctaCCAGAAAGGTCTGAAGGCGGCTCACAGGGATATGTGAAATATGATAGGGGTAACAAAGTCAAAAGtggaagcaaaaagagaaagaaaaacacaagtggGAGCCTCCAGTGAGGCTGGACTGAGGCCAGGCCAAAGCACACACTGCCTGCTCACCTGGTTACCAGCGGGGGGCCTCAGACTGGAACCTGGCCCTTCCAGCAGCCTCCCCCACAAGGATGCCACACCTTCCTTCGGGGGGCCCTCCAGGGTCTACCACCTCTCGCTCATACTTTCCCACTTCCTCCCTTGATTTCCAGCACCCTGCACTCCTGCCAGGCTGTGCGCCTCCCACCTGTCTAGTTCCAACCTCTTGGCCCTTGCTCCCTCCCACTCTTCTCCCCACCTGCCTCTTCCACCCACCTGGACCTCCCTCCTGCTCCACAGCACCTCCCCCCGGCTCACCCACCCTTGACAGTCTCACCCCTCGGAATTTTCTCCCTGCTGTCATCCCACCTTATTGAGCAACCCTTGACTATATGCTGTCACGCGTGGTTTTCCCACCCCCTCCGGGCTGGTGCTCAGAACACGTGGAGCACACACTGCGGGAAGTTCAGTCGTGACAAAGATGACATCTTACGCGGAGCTTCTGAGGGAATGTGACTCATTCACTCTGTCGCTGAGTTCTGTGAGATATATGGCCTCTTTCAAAGTCCTCGGGATCCCCGGGGTTGATTCACTAGGGTCTGCACTAGAAAGCCTTCTGGCATCCATTCATCTCCAGCCCCTTCACTCACACCCGGACCCGGCGCTCAGGCCTTGCCCCAAGACACCACCAGCTCCTCCCttgccctccttcttccttccttcctcagggcCCACGAAACCCAAGCCCCTTTCCTTAGGTTCTCCCAGACAGGGGAAGAAATTCATCTGTATCCTCAGGCTTAAGGACTGGGGTGGGATCTATTCCCCGCCGCCCCACACCCGTGTCCTCATTGAAAACGTAGCCAGGGAGGAAGGTGTGACGTTGTTCCTTTTGCCTTAAAACTCAACCCTGCAGAAAAAGTGCCCCAGCCAACCCTCTTGCAGGGCACACAAGTCAAGTGGACGAGCTGGCAGGACCCCCCCCATCTGGTGGGAAAGGGGGGTTGGAGCAGTCAGCCTCCCTTTATGGTGCATCCGTTCCTTTTGGTTCTTTGACATTAAAGATAATTGGAATTATAACTGCGCTAGTAACAGCTAACTTTTATGGAGCTTTGCTCTACGCCACCGTGTTAGAGCGCTCTGTGGGGCctaactcatttgatcctcacagtGGTCTGTGAGCTAGgtgttatttttatctccatgTCATAGATAAGGAAGCCAAGTTTTCTCCCCACGGTGAGGATGTGTGAGGGGTTATTAAGCTACAAGcgaaggcagagggaaggatgAACAGGGATGACAGCGGTATTCCAGAAACACTACCTCTCTCTCCAGGCCCCTTCTTTTTCCCCAGGGTCTCTCTTCCTTTGCACTTCAAGATGACAGGAAGTTGCAAGAGcaagaaacacaaataaagtaaaaataaataaaaacaccgAACAGTATAACCTCGGCTCCATAGGGAGTGATATCCCTACCGCCCCCTGCCCACAAAGGCACCCGTGGCAGGTGATGGGCTAGCtagtaggaaagaaaagagggactCTGCTTTGTTTCTGTAGCAACAACCTTCCTGGGGCCTCCAAGGACCAGAGTCCAAACCCCGTCCACCCCATTGGGTGACGCAGCAGAATCTCCTTGTCCAGCCTGCCAACCTGGAAGAGTTGGCATATTCCTCCCTAAAGCCTAGAGGGGCCTCTCATGGGAAGCCCACTCATTGACTCTCCCCCAGCTCAGCCACCTTTCCCCCAGGCTCATAGCTCTCCAAGCTGCTAGGCCCTCACTCCATCGGCCCCCTAACCCCAAGAGGAGGTAGGCCTGAATCTACAGCAGGATAACCAGCTAGATGTAGCCTGGACCTTCCCGACCCCCTGACTCCTTAGTACCCGTGTCTCCAGTTTGTCTTGCTCCTGCCCCCAGCTCATCCCAGGTAGCAGGTCCCCAAGATAAGGGTCCTTTAGAATGCTGCCCTCACCTTCTCTAGGGAGTTGCCTCCTCCAGCACGAAGATCTGGGCTCCTGCTGCAAAGCTTTTCTCACGTCCTTCGAGGAAATTCTCAACCCTTCTCCCACATCACTGGCTTTTACCATGCCCACTCAAGCCCTGATAGATCTCGTTATTGAAGCATGTAAAAAGTACCAGGATGGATGAGTCCAAACCTGTCATGGGCAACATTCTTTCAGCGTAGTATACATTTCCATAGTGCATACAACTACCTCTCGGGTCCTCACGCCCACTGGACActtgccctctcccctctcctcctccagtgGAGGCTCTCCACACTCTGGCAAGGCTGGCTCAGCTGGCCTGACTCTTCCCCCGTACCCCAGATGGCTCCATTGCAATGCCCACCCCATGTCTATCTGCCCCAGGGGGTGCTCACCTTACTGTGTGGGTGCTCCCAGAGGCCCCCCTGCTCATCCAGGAATAGCAGTTCCTTGTCTGGAAACAGAGCAGTCAGTCAGAATCTGTCACCGGGCCAGCAGACAAGTGGAGGTGGGCGGGGAATCCGGGCAGGAGTGGCCCAGAGCTTCCCAGCAAAGTCCTCCCTCCCAGTGACCtaaagaggggtgggggaatcTGTCCTTGTCTATTGGCAAAGTCCAGCCAAGACAGGGGAGTGGAGTAGCTGAGGATCCCGGAAGTCAGAGGTCTTAATAGTCTGGGtctgggagggaggagacagagaaagagaaaacctggGGACAGGTGAACCCCTCCCTACAATGCCCTCTGCTGGTGAGTGGCTGCCCCAGCCAGAGGCTATTGAACCGACAGACAGCCGGCAGAAGGTAAGAGGAGGGACCCCTAACAGGAGCTTCTCAAACTATAGTGTGCACACAAACCACATGAGGCATTGGGTTAAAACGTGGGTCCCAATCCCATAGGTCTGAGCCAGAGCCCGAGATTCTGCATCTCTAAAAAGCTCCCGGGTGATGCCAGTGCTGCTGGTCCAGGAGCTTAGACCTTGTCTAGTTCCACCCTTTCCTGCACAGAGATGACAGAGGAGGCACTGAGAGGGTTAACGACTCACAAGGTGCTGGCAGCACTGGGTGTTCCCCTATCTGCTCCCTGCCCACACTCAGAGTTGGCAGGGACACTGCACTTGGGGGAGAGCTGTCTTTGGGCTATTTGCCAACCTGAGTCCTTTCATAGAAATTCTGCCTGGGAAAGATAGTGCCACTGGAATGAAGGATCCCTGTGAAGATGgatggatttttgttgttgttgttgttgttgttgttgttgttgttgttttcagctgTTTGCTCTTGTACTCTTAGCTCCTGGTACAGCCTGGTCCATAGCAGGTATTTAAGAAAGACTTGttgaggggctcttgggtggctcagttaagcctctggctcttgacttcagctcagctcatgatctcatggttcatgagttcgagccctgtatcgggctctgcgctggtaaGTGcggcccctgcttgggattctctctctgcccctcccctgctcgtgtgctctgtttctctctcaatctctctcaaaataaataaatgaacaagaaagaaagaaagaaagaaagaaagaaagaaagaaaacaaaggcagactTGTGGAATGAATGTGCAGACCAGCTCAAAGAGAATGTGTTTTGGGGCCAGTCTACTGACACTGAACACAGGTGACTCACTTGTCCACTGTATAATCTTAGGCAAGTTcctaacccctctgagcctcccttCACTTGTTTGTCAAATACAGGCAATAATATCTACCTTGTGAGGGATAAGCATGGTCATTATTGAGCTAATAACTGTAAAATGCTCACCCCAAAATGGGTGCTCCATGAGCGGCAACTCTTGTCACCAAGGGCTGGCCTCCTGCAGTTGGGGACCATGGTGAGCTCCCCAGCACACCCCCGCCCCAATTATCTCATAGAAAATAAGTAACCACCACTGATTTCATCTCAGTTAATGATTCTCCAGCCTCCTGTCCCCTACTgcaaccccctcccctccaccaccttcCCCAAGGTAGAAGAGGGAGGATGGGGTAAACTCCTCCCAGGGGTGCCCAGGTCCCCAGAGTGGAGAGATGGGGCAAAGGAGCAATGGCGAGCAGCCAATCTGGGAAGGGGACCTCATGAGTAAAGGACTAGCAAAGGAGAGGTGCTTGGAATTTTATAGGTATGAAATGGGTAGGTGTTAGTCTTTGCTGGACAAAGCTCTGTCTGAGTCACACAGGAGGCTGCTTTCTCCTCTGAGTCATGAAGTTGTAGGGATTTGTGAAAATCCGTCAAGCTCGAGTTCTGAGAGGGGAAGGCCCATGCCAACTAGGCTATAACCTGTGTCCATATATCATGAACTCCTTTCCAAAGCTGATGCTTGCCCCCCTTGGGGATAATCCCAGTTACAGGAAAGTCCTGGGGAAATCTGAGGGTCTGCACCACCCGTGGACACAAAGCCAGCTCATGGAATGTGCACACCACAGGTTTCAGAAGTCTTGTAGCCTGAGGCTGAGCCCGCCCAGAAGTCTGGGTGTCACAGAACCAAAGCCTCAACCCTTCTACTAGGCCAAGTCTAGTAGaccggaggtggggggggggggcctctgcTAAATGAAGCCCTTCAGGACCATGCAGGCAGCCAGCCTTCCATACACCCCAGCCAATGCCACCACCCTGTCATTGGAGAAAGGCAGACCAGATGGGAGCCTCACTCCgcccttctcccatcccccaccctcctctgccTTGCACACAACATATAGCATCGAGCACTTGGCCTGAGAAGTGTGCTGCCTGAGGTAAGGGGAACACAGGCCTGGGAATGAGGAGGCATCAGGAGGGTGGAGAACAGGATTTCTCCTGATGGGGGAGGGTGCGGGAGGCACCTCCAGCGctgaacagaaaaacagaaagagggagacagcaaGAGACAGGAAGGCAGAAGATGAACAAATGGACAGTGAGGACCAGAGGAATATAAATAGAGATGCACAGGTGGGCGGGCTAGTCAGCCCTGTGTCCGGAACTTCCAGGACATGGACAGGGGCCCTTGACAGGAAAAGATGGAGTAGGCAGTCACTCCAGGACACTGAGAATGATATGGATGGGGGTCTTGGCTGGAGGAGGGTCTGTGCACAACTCCACATTCAAATGAGTATGGCAGCTTTTCAATCAAAGACCAGGCCATTGCTTCCTTGAGATGTCAGGCCACAGGAAAGCTGGGCGCTTATGTTTGTGGCTCCCGTCCCTCTggaaggggagaggtggaggagggaccGTCCCAGCCCCTGAAGGGCAGGCGAGACGGAAACCTTCAGAGAAAGGAGCCCGGTGTCACTCGGCTGAGTGTGAATTCGGGCAGCAGCTCAGGCTGGGTGGGCCTCCCCAAGTCTGCCAGTCTGGTATATCGAGATAAGCCTGGGGGCGGATGGGCTGGCCGGTTCTTGACTAGTAAAGACCCCCAGGGATCCCTGGCTCCTGCCTTTCTGAACATAGTTGGTTATATCAGCTTGACTGAGTTCAGTATTAAGGCACCATCCCTGTCAAGGGCCTGCTATGTACCTGATCGAGTGCCACCCACtatgggaggcaggagggacgGTCATACATGGACCTGAACTCTAGGAGTCAGATACgtgctgggggaagggagccTTTCACTCAGAAGCGGTTATCAATACGGGACGGTATCCTCTGTGTGCCAGATGAGTGGTGTGGAAAAAACAAGTCCACTGAAGCCAGAGAAAGGACCCGGTGTGGGCTCACAGGAGCCGACGGGAGCTGGCCCAAGGTGGGGAGAATGGCCTCTGTGACTAGACGTCCTGTGAGGGGGCTCTGGCCAGGAAATAGCATGGGGTAGGAGGTGGAGACAGGCAAGCAGACACAGGGAAAGGACTGAGGGGGAGGCCCATCACCAGTGTGTCATCTGCCGTCCTAGATTTGGTCTCCGTGAGGAGAATGCGGCCTCAAGGGACCATCTTTGTGGCTCTTCCCCACCTGGGGCCCATCCTGGTCTGGTTGCTCACCCGTCGAACGTCTGGTTGGTACGACAGCCCAAagaagccaccctggtgcccaccTCACAAGGTCTTGATGGCAGGGTGGATAACCATCTACTTCGTCATAGGGTGAGCACCCATTTCGCATACCATGGGCCCTGTACCCGAGCTACTGCTGTATCCTGGTCTCCAAAGGGATAGCACGCGCCATCTTAATGCttaagtggggtggggggagggggtcccctCTGCACCTGCCTAGGATTCCAGCCAGccttcttcttccccctctccaAGTTTCCCCATTGCCTCCCCCACCTCACCATGCCCggctccccccaccacctcctcgcTGGCCCTCAAGTGATGCATTGACACTCTTGTACCCATAGCAGCCCACAGGGTTTCCTTTGGGAAACCAAGAGACCTTATGCCCGAGGGCTCCCTTCCTTTGCCACGGAACACCCTCCCTCTGAGTGTCCTGCCACCATCTCTCTGCAGCTATGCCTCCTACCTGGTGTGGAAGGACCTGGGAGGGGGCTTTGGGAGGCCCCTGGTCCTGCCTCTCGGCCTCTATGCTGTGCAGCTTGCCATCAGCTGGACTGTCCTGATTCTCTTTTTCGTAGCCCGCACCCATGGTCTGGTAAGGCACACCGTGTTTGTCAGTGGAAGTAGCATAGGAGCGGGTGAGACTACTGGGGCCCCCAGAGCAGACAGCCCAAGAGACCAATGCAGGACAGGCAGGTAATGGGTGGGCACACTTCTCTGAGCTCCGGCCGAGTGCCCAGACCTCAGGAACTTGGCTCACTGGGTCTGGGGTGCAGAAAGGTTGAGGGCTCAGTTCTCAGGGCAGCCTGCCTGACTTCCCTGACCCCACtgctcactcccaccccccctccaggCCCTGCTGCACCTGCTGCTGCTCTATGGGCTGGTGGTGAGCACAGCGTTGATCTGGCATCCCGTCAACAAGCTGGCTGCCGTGCTCCTGCTGCCTTACCTGGCCTGGCTCACCGTGACTGCTTCCATCGCTTACCGCCTGTGGAGGGACAGCCTCTGTCCAAGCCAGCAGGCTCAGCCCAGTGGGGAGAAGAGCGACTGAGGCACCAgggacaggagaggagggaggatggCCAGGGTAGGGGTAGAAGAGAATGGCAAGGAGGGCTGTGGAGCTATTCTGGagaaagggaaggtggggggcCAGGGAGCGATGAATCCCTAGAGACGACTCGGCCCAGGGTGGTCACCGTCCCAGGTCCCCTGGTGCCAATTTTCATTCCGATTtcagaaatgggaagaaagggaagaaacttATTTTACACTTAATATGAATTAATTAATCCTGcactaataaattaatttagtgATATCAATTAATAAGATCCTTTACTAACTTTGAGGGTATGATGTGAAGTACATATCTGGGTACACGATGTCTAGGGTCGTAGGGCAGGGGTCGCATCATCCGCACCTCTCCGGGAATGAACGCAGGAGTGTGCGCAcggggagggaaaagtgggtacCCAGTCACGGCTCCACTCACACACCCTCCTGCATCAAGCTGAGTCTTTTAGGACTTAGATTTTCAGCTGCTGGGAACACAAAATCTTTATGATAAGTTctataaaagcaaaacagaaaagtaaataaagtcgAAAAAAGAATACCAATTGTAAGTGCCAGGTTTATATAATACATCTTATTATAgaatagtttaattttatttaattttattttatttttttaatctttctttatttttgagagagagagagtgccagcagggtagggacagaaagagagacaaagaatctaaagcaggctccgggctctgaggtgtcagcacagagcccgacgcagggctcaaactcacaaaccgccagatcatgacctgagccgaagtcagtggcttaactgactgagccacccaggcgcacctatttcattgtattttaattaatatatattaataataatattatagtaTGTATAACATATACCATATTACATTAtggttattataatattatataatatattatattatattatacattctATATGTCATATTAAGACCTTATGTGATCATCTCTGTTCAGATGGATTATAgatcatttttcacttttgttttcatatacttttactgttaattttcaaaatcaattaatGACTATtgtaataagaaaaaacattaagaaaaagagatgaaTGCCTCAGAGTTAATGAGTGATTTCAGCAGGGACTTCTTGTCCAGACTTCTCTCGTCCCACATCTTCTCATTggcttctttattttcatctattccttttttatttttcatctcttccctcctattgttttcttctcctcttgtttcttttttttaattgatgaagacctttgaactttatttttttaatgtttatttatttattttgagagagagagagcgatagagagtgagcaggggaggggcagggagagggagacagagaatcccaaagcaggctctgcactgtcagcacggagcccaatgcagggctcgaactcacaaaccatgagatcatgacctgtgctgaaatcaagagtcaggctcttaaccaactgaaccacccaggtgccctttctcCTCTTATTTCAAGGCCCTGGTGGCAGCAAGGAGTGAGTGTCCCTGGGGTTGTCTCTCCAAATTCCAAACAAGGTCAGCTGGAAGGCCCAGACGCCTTGCATAGGAACTTCTGAAAGTATTGACCAGTCTCTCCAGGGATGGACCTGGgcatcagtgtttttcaaactctCCAGGGTCTCCTGCCTGCTGTCTGCTCCCTCTAAAATGTGAGAGCTCCACATATAGGTGGTCTCTCAGGGCTGTGTTTCTGGAAGCTGAGTTCTGGGTGGAGAACCAGCCGTGACCTGTCAGGCGAGGGCGAAGGACCACATCGGGGAGAAGCCAGAAGGACTTCACATTCGAGGAGACTGGCTCTTTCTGGAGCTCACCAGAGGAGAACAAGCAAGAAGGAAGCtgcatccttcctcctccccccagaaAGGGCATGCTGTGCCCCACCAGAAGTGTCAGGCACCTGTGCTCCTGGAAGGCACACACAGTGTCCCACCCCCCTTTGTGTCCCCAGCCCCCGTGCAGCACAGGGCACGGAGCAGGTCTTCATATGTGTTATTGGTTGGATAAATATACACTCTGTCTGTCCCCTTAAAAGAAAATGCTGACCAGAACGTCACCCACACCTGCGAGGTGACTCTGGACCCATTGAAAAAGCCTGTGTTTGGGGAAGGGAACGGTATTCATAGTTTCTGAAGTTTCTCAGGTGGCTCTAATGTTCAGCCTGACTGAAACGGAAGCcagagtggttctcaaagtgtggcccagtGACCTCCGGA
The nucleotide sequence above comes from Panthera tigris isolate Pti1 chromosome B2, P.tigris_Pti1_mat1.1, whole genome shotgun sequence. Encoded proteins:
- the TSPO2 gene encoding translocator protein 2, translating into MRPQGTIFVALPHLGPILVWLLTRRTSGWYDSPKKPPWCPPHKVLMAGWITIYFVIGYASYLVWKDLGGGFGRPLVLPLGLYAVQLAISWTVLILFFVARTHGLALLHLLLLYGLVVSTALIWHPVNKLAAVLLLPYLAWLTVTASIAYRLWRDSLCPSQQAQPSGEKSD